One window of the Vigna radiata var. radiata cultivar VC1973A chromosome 1, Vradiata_ver6, whole genome shotgun sequence genome contains the following:
- the LOC111241457 gene encoding uncharacterized protein LOC111241457, which yields METNTKTLRWKLPEFRKGFMKQCLEGVLKQRYDEPLTSGLVRQLERYELKLNGTVHNEAEYCHWLSKIIKELFLQKPMNVVSKPCFSNSNVSGEVFPVQETGKSANMDWKEQVYQQIQKMNSAYFSKVYVSYLEMNRALQQLGYFPQVSNTNLVEKLIKRMKKTECVLALLKLKKCQITTDTKKILDEAENYGMTTKDVGDDYDIGMIKLVRIALQMNVRYYVMLACYGNETIFMHKPKGYIDSTKPNYICRLSKALYGLKQAPRAWFEKLRDSF from the exons ATGGAAACCAACACGAAAACTCTAAGATGGAAATTGCCAGAGTTTCGTAAAGGTTTTATGAAACAATG CTTGGAAGGTGTACTGAAGCAAAGGTACGATGAACCTTTGACATCTGGGCTTGTTAGACAATTGGAAAGATATGAGCTGAAACTGAATGGTACTGTCCACAATGAG GCTGAGTACTGTCATTGgttatctaaaataataaaggaactatttttacaaaaaccAATGAATGTTGTATCCAAACCTTGTTTCTCAAACTCTAATGTCTCAGGAGAAGTCTTTCCTGTTCAAG AAACTGGAAAATCTGCAAATATGGATTGGAAGGAGCAGGTTTACCAACAG ATTCAAAAGATGAATAGTGcctatttttcaaaagtttatgtCTCTTATCTAGAGATGAATAGGGCGCTTCAACAG CTTGGGTATTTTCCTCAAGTATCAAATACAAATCTTGTAGAAAAACtgataaaaagaatgaaaaaaacagAATGTGTTTTGGCACTCTTGAAATTGAAGAAATGCCAAATAACCACCGATACTAAGAAGATTCTAGATGAAGCAGAAAA TTATGGTATGACTACTAAGGATGTTGGCGACGATTATGATATAGGAATGATTAAGTTAGTAAGAATAGCACTACAAATGAATGTTCGTTATTATGTTATGCTTGCTTGTTATGGAAATGaaacaatttttatgcataaaCCTAAAGGTTACATAGACTCAACAAAAccaaattatatatgtagattGTCCAAGGCCTTATATGGTTTGAAGCAAGCACCACGGGCTTGGTTTGAAAAACTAAGAGACAGCTTCTGA